A window of Melopsittacus undulatus isolate bMelUnd1 chromosome 10, bMelUnd1.mat.Z, whole genome shotgun sequence genomic DNA:
GGCTGGGATCGGAGCAGGGCCCCACGGGGGCTGCCCCTTCCAGGCCGTACCTGGAAGCCGAGCAGGATGCAGAGGTACCAGGGGGGCACGTCCTCGATCTTGTAGAGCATGTCCAGCTCCGGCCGGGGGGGCCTGGAGCCCTCCTTGGGGTCCTGGCGTGTGGGGACTCggctcagccccagctcagcacagggAGCCCGCAGTGACCCCCTGCGCCCGCAGGGATGGGGGGTCCCGCTCCCGGTGTCCATAGTGCAGTGCAGGAGGGTTCGGGGGTGCCCCGGTACTCACCCTGCCCTCCGCAGGCTGCTCCTTCCCGGGGGGACAGGGGGGGCCGGTGGGGGTGGGAGCCAGGCTCCCATTCTGGCAGTGAGGGTGAGGAGGAGTCAGTGTTGTCCCTGGTGTCCCATAGGAACCGGGCTCTGCCCTGGGGACACGAGGGCTGCGGCTCCGAAGTGCGGCGGTTCCGGCCCCAGAGAGGGGCCTGGGCTCCAGACCCACCTGAGGGTTCGTCCCCAGGGGAGGGTGGAGGGAGGTCCCCTCTGCCCCTGGGGCCTGGACACGCTGCCAGCAAGGGTGGCACAGCCGGTCCCACCTGCAGCCTCCCCTTGGTCCCGGGCTCCACCGCAGCCCCCAGGCTCACCCCATCCTTTGCCTTCTGCTGGGCACCACAGCCCTGAGCTGCCACCACTGGGCCTCCAGTGTCCCCAGTcacccccctccctccctgctgcctgggaTACAGCTGAagaggggacagggatggggatggggatggtgtcAGAGGCTGCGTTCACCTGGGGCTGAGCCAGGTCTCCGGAGCGCGTCCCCATCCTCCGGTGATGCGGCCCCGGCGGCGATGTCACCGCACGGGGGTTTTATGGCCACGGGAAGGACTTTAGTCCCCACCCGGACCGTGGCACAGGGCGGCAGACAGCGAGGCCACCATTGGCTGCGGGTTGTGAAACCGGGGATCAGCCATTAACTCCTTTAATAGGGGCTGGCACCGCGGGCGCGCAGCTCCGCGCTGGTCACACATTACAGCCCCGCTGGGGGGCAGGGACACGGGGCTGGGGCCTCCCCATGGCAGCGCCGGGCACGGAGGGACGCGGTGGCACCGGCGATGGGAGCTCCCACCCCCGGAGCGGCGGCTCCATCTGCGGCCGAGGTCGGTTCCGAAGGTCGCTGGGGCATTAAGCATTAACCGCAGCAGGGCTACAGCTCGTTCTGCAGCTTGGGGGGGGCCCCCCCGGCcttgctgctggggcagggccCCTTGtccccatggcacagcagcTCCCGCAGCGCGGACGGGCCCCGTCGGTGCGCCCCATAGACCTGAGCCTCGCCCTGCTCCCCCACGGCGCCGTGGCACATCTTGGACAGCCTGTGGGGAGACACGTGTGGGGCACAGTgcaccccctgccatggggggaACAGTGCCCGGCACCCCCCCCACTGCCAACCCCCCCTTACCTGCCCGGCCAGGGTCCCCCCGTCACCATCACACTCATGGGCTCCTGCATTGGCAGCCCCGGCCCCGTCAGACGCTTCTCCCCATCCACCTCCTGCACCCCATagctgcagggagaggaagaggatggtGAGACCCCATCTCTGGGgcaccccatccccatggacGCCCCATAGGAACACCCTGCTCACCTCTCCCAGCCCTGCgagcagctcctctccagcacctccagGTAGTCTGATTCGCTCAGCACCTTCTTGCCCAccttcccctctgccctgctcagctgctcctcaaTCTGGGGTGAAAAAGGGCAGAAATGGGCCAGTGAGGGTGGCAGCCTCCCCATGACCCTGCGCCCCAGTGCGCATGGGTCTGCATCCTCTTCCTTGAGGCCCAGCAGTGGAAGCACTGTTGCATGGGGATGGTGGGTCCATGAGCAGGGAGCTCACTGGCCCCACAGGGCTGTTCTGGGGGTccagcagagcatccctgtggggcTCTCACTGCCGGTGCTGGGCCCCATCTCCCATCTCCCCACCTGGAAGGCAATGGCGTGGCAGGCATCGCAGCGCAGGGACTGGGGCATGTGGGGTGAGAGCCGCTCCTCGGTGCTGAgctggggtgcagggatggagtgggtcagggctgggggggggtccccgcacatcccctcccctcccatctCTGTCAGCAGGCTCAGGACCATCCACAGCAGCGCCGGCCACATCCTGCCTGGTGCaatggggccggggggggggtgCGGGGCCCATATAAATCCCCAGGCACTGATGCATGGCTGAGGCACCTGCATCCGGCTGACGTGGCTGTCCCCGCGGTGTCGGGGCTCAGTGCATGGGGTGTCCCTGGCCCCGCTCGGGGAGGGGTTTGGTGTGATTCGGTCCAGGCCTGAGCCTGGGATGGTTTGATCCtgcctgggatggggatggggtgggggcTTGGGGCGCAAGGACGGGGTCAAGGCTGGGTTTGTGGGTcagggatggggtttgggttCAGTACTGGGGGTTGAGGATCAGGGTTTGGTGTTCAAGCCTACATCTTAGGGATGAGATTTGGGGTTCAGGACTGAGCTTCGGTGCTGAGGTTGGGGTTCAGGACTGGGGACTCAGATCAGAGGCCTGAGGTTCAGGGTTGGGGTTCAAGGGCTGGGTTCAGGGCTTACTGATGACCACAGAACCCCCACCTGCTCCCCTTGGACACTCTGGGACAGATGGACATGGACGGACTGCAATGCTCAGGTCCTTCAGCCCCCCAAAACACCAGCGGGAGCCCCTGACCCCCTTTACAGACCACACAAATACAGGATGAAGATGGAACATTTAATGGTGTCTCAGCATCTTTCCTGTTGTTCCagggtgtctgtgctgcagccgTGGCCATCATCCTCCTGTGTCAAGCAGCCCAAGTCTTCCTTGGGACAggaccagcagcactgggaaagcTGGGGCCGTGCATCTGATCCCTTTGCTGGCCCCCAGGGCTGCCATGTGCTCACATTGGGAAATGCttttcctccccattcccaTGCGGTCCATTGAGGTCCAGCCAGTGCCCATtgctcctcagcagctccatcaTGGGCAGCAGGTCTCTCCCATGCTGGGGATGATGCTTACACTGGGGTTGAAGCCTGGCCATGTAGGTCCATTGAGGACCATCACATCCGGAGCAGCGGTCCCGGCTCGGGCCTGGCAGGGCTGGTACGGGCAGGGGGCTGGCTGGGGCCGGGGCTGGCCCGCATCCCTGTGGGGATGTAGTACAGGCTCTCCAGGTACCCacagtcagcacccccagcagcGGGAGGCCCCTCGCCCTTGGGAGCAGAGTTGAAGGTCCCAGAGAAGCTGGTGTTGTCAGCAGCCGGCGGGTCAGGGTGCACTGGAGATGGGGCAGAGGGTGCTGGGGGTACTGGGAGCCCCTGGAAGCCGCTGTAGGGCACATAGGGTGGGCCATAGACCCCCGGTGACACGGCCAGGGGATTGTAAGGAGCTTGGTAGAGCCCAGTGTGTGATGCCACTGGTGGGACGAGCACCTCCAGGTACTGCCCGGTCTCGGGGTCATACAGTGTTTTCAGCTGGGGCTGCCGTGGGGGCTCCATGTAGTAGCATTTCCCACTGTCGGGATCCACAAGCATCCTCCGGTGTGTGGGCAGGTGGGAAGCGAAGGGCTTCATGGAGCTCGGTGTGTTCTTACTGCTTGGAGAGGTGCCGTCAGTCCTCCTTAGGAAGTGGGGAGCATCCTCGAGGCGAGGCTGAGGCTGGGATGAGGGCACTGGGTGCTCTGCAGCCACCAGGCCTTCGGGGGGCAGGTGGGGTTTGGGGCTGGGTTTGCTCCAGGGCACTTCCCCACTGGGCAGGGGACACACACCAGCCCCCAGTGTAGCACTGGCTGGGTTGGGGACCAGCGGGGATCCAAAGAATGAGCTGGCCATGCTGGAGACTGATGGGTGCCCAAAGGAAGTGGGAACTGGGCTGATGCCCAAGGGGGACCCAAAGGATGTGCTGGATTGACTGGAGACAGAGGGGCTCTCAAAAGAAACACTGGCTGAGTTAGGGACCAGCGGAGTTCCAAAGGATGTGCTGGATGGATTGGGGACAAAGGGGGTACCAAAGAATGCGCTGGCTGAGTTAGGGACCAAGGGGGTCCCAAAAGATGCACTGGCTGAGTTAGGGACCAAAGGGGTCCCAAAGGATGTGCTGGATGGATTGGGGACCAAGGGGGTCCCAAAGGATACACTTGATGGACTAGGGACCAAAGGGGTCCCAAATGATGCACTGCACAGACTGGGGACCAAAGGGGTCCCAAAGGATGCATTGGCTGGGTAGGGTACCAAGGGGGTCCCAAAAGACTTGTTGGTGGGGTTGGAGACCAAGGGAGTCCCATATGATATGCTGGCCAGGCTGGAGGCTGATGGGTAACCAAAGGATGAGTTGGCCATGCTGGGGACTGTGGTAGTCCCAAAAGATGTACTGCCTGGCTTGGGGACCAAGGGGGTCCCAAAGGGTGCACTGGCCAGGTTGGGGACCAAGGGGCTCTCAAAGGGTGCATTGGCTGGGTTGGGGACTGCAGGGGTCCCAAAGGGTGCACTGGATAGGTTGGGGGCTGCAGGAGTCACAAGGGGTGCACTGGTTGGGTTAGGGACTGCAGGGGTCCCAAAGGGTGCACTGGTTGGGTTAGGGACTGGAGGGGTCCCAAAGGGTGCACTGGTTGGGTTAGGGACTGCAGGAGTCCCAAAGGGTGCACTGGTTGGGTTAGGGACTGCAGGGGTCCCAAAGGGTGCACTGGTTGGGTTAGGGGCTGCAGGAGTCCCAAAGGGTGCACTGGTTGGGTTAGGGACTGCAGGAGTCCCAAAGGGTGCAGTGGTTGGGTTAGGGACAGCAGGGGTCCCAAAGGGTGCACTGGTTGGGTTAGGGACTGCAGGGGTCCCAAAGGGTGCACTGGTTGGGTTAGGGACTGCAGGGGTCCCAAAGGGTGCAGTGGGCAGGCTGGGCAGTGCACGGGTCCCAAAGGACCCGCTGGCTGCGCTGGGGACCGAGGGCAGCGGTGGCACCGGAGCGGGTTTGGGGGGTTTCTCAGGCATTGCCAAGTAGTTGTTGTTCTCGGCCGGAGCAGGGACCGGCTCGGTGGCTGCCGGCCACGGTGGGGGACGGTCCCAGGGCTCCCTCCGCTCCGGCAGCCGGGTGGAAGCAGCCTCAGCGCCCTCCCCACCTCGGAACGGGGCGACGGGGCCGGGGACACCGGCGGAGCCGCAGCTCTGCACCGACCCCAGCCGGCCCTGGTGCTGCCCCTGCTCCCTCGCAGGCGGCTCTGGTGCGCTCCTTGCTGCCGGCTGCGGGTGCGCGGTGCTGCCGGACACCGATCCCGAGCGGGGGTCACCGCTGCCGGGGAGCCCTCCGGGGCCACCGGGGCCGTGTCCTTCCGTGGGGCTCGGGGGTGGCGGAGGGAGCAGGACGGTCTTCTCTGTCCGCAGCACCGCGGTGCTCTGAGCCGGGAGCCCATCCCCAGACCTTGGGCCCACCAGCACGTGGAGGTGGGTCTCCATGTGGGGCACCCCCTCGGCCGTCGCTGCCCGCGGTGGGACCCGGAGCTCGCTGCGCTCCCGGCGAGGGGGGGACACCGGCGGCTCCTCCGCGGCAGCCGAACCCCGTCGTGTGGCCTGGACCCTGGTGATGTGCACGGGGGAGCGGCGCGGGGGTGAGGAGCGGCTGCCCCGGGCACACAGCGGGGCTGGCtctgccggcagctcccggtgTCCCGGCTGCGGTGCTGGCTCCCGGCGGCACACCGAGCTGCAGTGGATCACCAgcggggcggccggggccggctCCGTGCTGCTCACCGGGGCCGCGGGGCCGCGGGATGCGCCGGAGGTCCCGAAGCTGAGGTTGTagctgctcttcagcagcttGCGCACGTCGCGGGGCTGCGGGATGCGgcccttccccttctcctccgGCTTAGGGGGCACGGGCGGCGGGGACCGTCGTGCCGGGGGGCTGGGGGCCTGGCGCGGAGCCGCCGGCGGCTTCTCCTCGTGTCGGTTCTGCGGCACCAGCCTCACGTCCTGCGCACGGGAGGTGAAGGTGCGGCGCGGGGGCACAGCGGGGAAGGGGTCGGGCTCGGGGGGCAGGCTCGGGGGGTGGCCGGGGCAGATGGCTCTCTGCCTCAGGCTGGGCCACGGCTTCGGAGCTCTCCCAAACTTCGGGGCGACATCCAGCACCTTCCCCACCCCAGGCTGCGCTTCGAACAAGGCACGTGCTTGCCGGTAGCGGATCCTCTCCGGCGGAGGCTCCTCGGTGGTGCCGGGCAGCCAGTGtccctccatcacctcctggTACTTGATCCTCTCGTTGAGCTCATTGAAGGTCTTCTTCAGCTTGCAGACGTTCTCCCTGTTCGCCTTGCTCAGCACCACCCCCTTGGTGGGGTGGGTGGTGGCAGCGTCCCCCATGGCCACCGGCACCACCGGCATCCTGCCGCCCCGCAAGTCCTCCGCTGAGAAGCTGCAGTCGGAGCGGGATAAGGAGCTGGACTTGCCTTCCAGACCGTCACCCAGCAGGTCGGTGCCGGCGGAGGATGGCCCCGAAGAGGTCGAgctgccctgcagccccttctGCTCCATCTTGATCCTCTGCTCGTACTGCATTTTCTTGGCGAGGACGTTCTTCACCAGGCAAGAGGCTGCCCTGGTCTTGTTGCTGTCGGTATCCAGGGAAGCTGTCTTCATAAACTGCTTGTAGTTGAGCCTGAAGTCATCACCGATGCCTCTGCCCTTGCTGGGGGGCTCCTTCCTGGCAGGGGGCACTGGCTGGGGGGCCGGGGCCTCCACCCGGGGGACAAAAcctgtttccttcctctcttttctcttcaGCAGGATCTGCCGCTTCGGGACAGTCCTCTTCTTGCCGTGGCCCTTCCTGGCCTCACTGCTCTCCAGCTCCACATCTACACACTCAAACTGTTCCTTCCCCAGCAagcccagcagctccccatCCATGCCGGCGGGGAAGGGCCAGCACACCCTGCCATGGAGAGGTGCCGCGGTGCCTCGGGGCTCGCCGCCAGCCACCGGCCACCGCCGTGGGCGCCCGCCGTCCTCTGACAGTGAATTGGAGAGGCTGGAGGAGGTGTGGGAGCTGCACATGTCGAGCCGGGAGCCGGGGGGACCAGAGATGCTCCGGAAAGCCCTGGCCGTGAGCGCCCGCACCTCGCCGTCCACCTCATCCGAATCGCTGGGCCCCTCGCCGAGCATCCCCCTGGGCAGAGCCAGCTCCccgctgctgctggtggtggtggtgacagCCTGCCGGTCCCCACCGAGGGGACCCATCCTGCCGCCCTGCCCCTGCGCTGGGCTATTCTTAGCTGCGATGGACAGCTGAGCCTGTCGCGGGTGTGCGAGGGGGCCGGGCGGCGGGGGGACGCTGggggcagccctggggagggTCCCCCCCTCCTCGTCCAGGAACTCCAGGCAGTCCTTGAAGGTCTCCGTCCCGTCGGAGCACAGGGCAGAGTGGTAGGAGGACACGGAGGAGCCCGACATGCTCTTGGCGAGGTCATCGCGGGGGAGGCCGGGGAG
This region includes:
- the MZB1 gene encoding marginal zone B- and B1-cell-specific protein, which gives rise to MWPALLWMVLSLLTEMGGEGMCGDPPPALTHSIPAPQLSTEERLSPHMPQSLRCDACHAIAFQIEEQLSRAEGKVGKKVLSESDYLEVLERSCSQGWESYGVQEVDGEKRLTGPGLPMQEPMSVMVTGGPWPGRLSKMCHGAVGEQGEAQVYGAHRRGPSALRELLCHGDKGPCPSSKAGGAPPKLQNEL